A single region of the Capra hircus breed San Clemente chromosome 14, ASM170441v1, whole genome shotgun sequence genome encodes:
- the LOC108637473 gene encoding uncharacterized protein LOC108637473, whose amino-acid sequence MSLSSAERRPSPTQVEDGNARLSTSPGHRLVSSPPANCKKVTQSLALTLKFVFKNSSPQPAGNSAVTAGGTPEAFWTLSATVAGSSLPSLYLCACALRERRPFLHQPERTSRLSRREEKLPCPLLWQNPRCVASWPNVCDFILLEHSWSPWGLQLSISLLWLKKERRHMQTSTEIMIP is encoded by the exons ATGTCTTTGAGTTCTGCAGAACGAAGGCCCTcacccacccaggtggaggatggtaacgcGAGGCTGAGCACGAGTCCTGGACACCGCTTGGTTTCTTCACCTCCAGCCAACTGCAAGAAAGTCACACAATCTCTAGCCCTCACCCTAAAGTTTGTGTTTAAAAACTCTTCCCCCCAGCCAGCAGGGAATTCAG CTGTGACGGCGGGAGGCACGCCGGAGGCCTTTTGGACTCTTTCGGCCACCGTAGCCgggtcctctctcccctccctctatTTATGCGCCTGCGCGCTGCGGGAACGCCGTCCATTTCTCCATCAGCCTGAGAGGACGTCGCGGTTAAG CCGTCGAGAAGAAAAACTGCCATGTCCACTGCTTTGGCAAAACCCCAGATGCGTGGCCTCCTGGCCAAACGTCTGCGATTTCATATTGTTGGAGCATTCATGGTCTCCCTGGGGTTTGCAACTTTCTATAAG TTTGCTGtggctgaaaaaagaaagaaggcataTGCAGACTTCTACAGAAATTATGATTCCATGA